The following are encoded together in the Bradymonas sediminis genome:
- a CDS encoding energy transducer TonB has protein sequence MNLKAAIVLSAALHVATLGYLHTVEVPEEIHAMESSLRDYAIVQMRTVQADELSEDGGDDPARGVPNPVPEKEADPEPEPEQKPAPKPEPKPEPKPEPEPEPEPKLEAENEIKSVVTDKTKDSTSPVETQSEATATAEASASTAPVDSGKGNGQGSEPPKEGAKYGVQHASKESGPRGIRSGTGKENKKLNQKYGLILFKHIDRTKSYPRFARKANIEGRVMVSITIDRHGNILEVKMHKSSGHKILDENTIENIRKLKQFPPPPDALTWQTKTFVLPVNYKLS, from the coding sequence ATGAACCTGAAAGCCGCCATCGTCTTATCTGCAGCGCTGCACGTAGCCACATTGGGCTACCTGCACACTGTAGAGGTGCCGGAGGAGATCCACGCGATGGAGTCTTCCCTGCGGGACTACGCGATCGTGCAGATGCGCACGGTTCAGGCGGACGAGTTGTCGGAAGATGGCGGCGATGATCCGGCCCGGGGCGTGCCGAACCCGGTGCCCGAAAAAGAAGCCGATCCGGAACCCGAACCCGAGCAAAAGCCCGCGCCCAAACCGGAACCTAAGCCCGAGCCTAAACCGGAGCCGGAACCCGAGCCCGAGCCCAAGCTCGAGGCCGAAAACGAGATCAAATCCGTCGTCACCGACAAAACCAAGGACTCAACCAGCCCGGTAGAGACTCAATCGGAGGCGACTGCGACCGCTGAGGCCAGCGCCTCGACCGCGCCGGTCGACTCCGGCAAGGGCAACGGCCAGGGCAGCGAGCCCCCCAAAGAGGGCGCAAAATACGGCGTTCAGCACGCCTCCAAAGAGTCCGGCCCGCGCGGCATCCGCAGCGGTACGGGCAAAGAGAATAAAAAGCTCAACCAGAAATACGGCCTCATCCTCTTCAAACATATTGATCGGACGAAGTCCTACCCCCGCTTCGCCCGCAAGGCGAATATCGAGGGGCGCGTCATGGTCTCCATCACCATCGACCGCCACGGCAATATCTTAGAAGTGAAGATGCATAAGTCCTCGGGCCACAAAATCCTGGACGAAAATACCATCGAGAATATCCGCAAGCTCAAGCAATTCCCCCCGCCGCCCGACGCGCTCACCTGGCAGACCAAGACCTTTGTTTTGCCCGTGAATTATAAGCTGAGCTAA
- a CDS encoding DUF3293 domain-containing protein, with product MNQELYDAYKHTTYLARTPVGEVLIRPEQTEPLLDELLGEYEAEEWAFITAWNPGSQLFSVYENHERQRELERALQAAGFVFFRGSGVPDADNWQPEESVLVLGISQARGVEFGRRFEQEAIVCGRVGEAARLVWCSGE from the coding sequence ATGAACCAAGAACTCTACGACGCCTACAAACACACCACCTACCTGGCCCGCACGCCGGTGGGGGAAGTGCTCATTCGGCCCGAGCAAACCGAGCCGCTATTGGACGAGCTCCTGGGGGAATATGAGGCCGAGGAGTGGGCGTTTATCACGGCGTGGAACCCGGGTTCGCAGCTCTTTAGCGTGTACGAGAATCACGAGCGCCAGCGTGAGCTTGAGCGCGCGCTGCAGGCGGCGGGGTTTGTGTTTTTCCGCGGCAGCGGGGTGCCGGATGCGGATAATTGGCAGCCCGAGGAGAGCGTGCTGGTGCTGGGGATTTCGCAGGCGCGCGGGGTGGAGTTCGGGCGCCGGTTTGAGCAGGAGGCGATTGTGTGCGGGCGAGTGGGCGAGGCGGCGCGCCTGGTGTGGTGCAGCGGGGAGTAG
- a CDS encoding NRDE family protein — MCTLILANQVIDDAPLLFGANRDERFGRPSEGPRLHESGDLRVLAPRDLKAGGTWLGLNEAEVLVAITNRFGKPPEESRRSRGELVDRALEEASAAEAAEVIAALSASDYNGFHLLCADRDAAYIVWSDGESMHRETLEPGLLVLTERSFGAAENARKERVLAQCQQLLADGKLNEKSLKTVLSRCEVGSIDSTCVNLPEMNYGTRSSTILRLGKRRCFLHARGAPCSARYRDMSVLLDRLLGKPAK, encoded by the coding sequence ATGTGCACATTAATTCTGGCAAACCAGGTTATCGACGACGCACCGCTGCTCTTTGGCGCGAACCGCGACGAGCGGTTTGGCCGGCCCTCGGAGGGGCCGCGTCTGCATGAGAGCGGCGATCTTCGGGTGCTCGCCCCGCGTGATTTGAAGGCGGGCGGGACCTGGCTTGGGCTCAACGAGGCGGAGGTGCTGGTGGCGATCACCAATCGGTTTGGGAAGCCGCCAGAAGAGAGCCGCCGCTCGCGCGGAGAGCTGGTGGACCGGGCGCTTGAGGAGGCTTCGGCGGCTGAGGCGGCGGAGGTTATCGCGGCGCTTTCGGCCTCAGATTATAACGGGTTTCATCTGCTGTGCGCCGACCGCGACGCGGCGTATATTGTCTGGAGTGACGGCGAGTCGATGCACCGTGAGACCCTCGAGCCGGGCTTGCTGGTGCTGACGGAGCGCAGCTTCGGGGCGGCTGAGAACGCCCGAAAAGAGCGGGTTCTTGCGCAATGTCAGCAGCTATTAGCCGACGGGAAGCTCAATGAAAAATCGCTTAAGACGGTGCTGAGCCGTTGCGAGGTGGGCTCGATCGACTCGACCTGCGTGAACCTGCCGGAGATGAACTATGGCACGCGCTCCTCGACGATTCTGCGGCTGGGCAAGCGGCGATGCTTTTTGCATGCCCGGGGCGCGCCTTGCTCGGCGCGCTATCGAGATATGTCGGTCTTGCTCGACCGCCTGCTCGGAAAGCCGGCAAAATAA